The following proteins are co-located in the Planctomycetota bacterium genome:
- a CDS encoding ferredoxin, with product PKPAPAAAPAAAPAAAPPAPAPAGGAQVDADGNAVESGIGGKADNGKTGTVEKVWIIPGCIVCDLCEDTVSDVFHVTETTSVVQLDSRPRWAELSDKIIEAAQGCPVNVIKYELKK from the coding sequence GCCCAAGCCCGCTCCGGCCGCCGCTCCCGCCGCGGCCCCCGCGGCCGCCCCGCCCGCTCCGGCTCCCGCCGGCGGCGCCCAGGTGGACGCGGACGGAAACGCCGTCGAAAGCGGCATCGGCGGCAAGGCCGACAACGGCAAGACCGGCACGGTCGAGAAGGTCTGGATCATCCCCGGCTGCATCGTCTGCGACCTCTGCGAGGACACCGTGTCCGACGTCTTCCACGTCACGGAAACGACCAGCGTCGTCCAGCTCGACAGTCGGCCGCGCTGGGCGGAGCTCTCGGACAAGATCATCGAGGCCGCGCAGGGCTGCCCCGTCAACGTCATCAAGTACGAGCTGAAAAAGTAA